From one Gracilibacillus salinarum genomic stretch:
- a CDS encoding LysE family transporter, giving the protein MTLFLSYILLGVSLAAPIGPVNAAQFNQGIKNGFLHAWILGIGSILAELCFIIAIYFGMVHLLETPFAKTFLWLFGSFVLLYTGIESIMSSHKLDGQAERHSLRKTFTTGFLLSISNPLSILFWLGIYGSVLADTMEKYQTEQIVWYSTAIVIGIMSWDLLMAIVSSGSRRVLPQRTLTLISIVTGLSLIGFGIYFGYQALIVIF; this is encoded by the coding sequence GTGACCCTTTTTCTAAGTTATATATTATTAGGTGTATCCTTAGCAGCCCCGATTGGTCCAGTTAATGCGGCACAGTTTAATCAAGGGATTAAAAATGGATTTCTGCATGCCTGGATATTAGGAATCGGATCTATTCTAGCCGAATTATGCTTCATTATTGCCATTTATTTCGGTATGGTTCATTTACTCGAAACACCATTTGCGAAAACATTTCTTTGGTTATTTGGCTCGTTTGTTCTATTATACACCGGGATCGAGAGTATCATGTCCTCTCATAAATTAGATGGACAAGCAGAAAGACATTCTTTGCGCAAAACATTCACCACAGGTTTTCTCTTATCCATTAGTAATCCTTTATCGATCTTATTCTGGCTCGGTATATACGGTTCAGTACTTGCCGATACAATGGAAAAATATCAGACAGAACAAATAGTGTGGTACAGCACAGCTATTGTCATTGGTATTATGTCATGGGACCTTCTAATGGCGATTGTCTCAAGCGGTTCACGTAGAGTGCTGCCCCAGCGAACGTTGACCCTTATTTCCATTGTAACAGGGTTATCCCTAATTGGATTCGGCATTTATTTTGGTTATCAAGCGCTCATCGTTATATTTTAA
- a CDS encoding HAMP domain-containing sensor histidine kinase, with translation MFTKHKKVSLQRYWTTRYLFTLVIGLAVIAIISAMWIRHTTLDNRLNIMEFMAEETASRIANMSDNGTLPPEFEMHRLLDDPGRFMNMESNPTIYVTDNDGVIENSNLPPSSNGQTISQSIIEDEETIQLISPDSEDLGDVYIVKKPIETDESQIGWVIYVETKANLSQVNQEYGQLSIMIISLLLLGWGAIYFLSGRLSKPIKEVAKAAKQVEKGNYQVHFSNQAKEEEIADLIQSFQEMTQKLEHLEALRTELLAGVSHELKTPVTSISGLLRAIDDGVVDEQESKEFLRMSIKETEKMKTMVEDLLAFNKFAANAVPVTLDTYLINDLVQESINLWAKTQPIELSVETVLLEEDCTVEVDPVRIQQILTNLLNNAAQAMNEKGTILIKLHQQNDQVAINVVDSGEGIPPEEQPYIFERFYRGTNKKYKVGGLGLGLPFSKMIANVLNGDLLLVKSSETGTAFRIVLPISDQTASN, from the coding sequence GTGTTTACCAAACATAAGAAAGTATCACTTCAACGTTACTGGACAACAAGATATCTGTTCACACTTGTGATTGGTCTCGCTGTGATTGCCATTATTTCAGCGATGTGGATTCGTCATACGACATTAGATAACCGGCTAAATATTATGGAATTCATGGCTGAAGAAACAGCTAGCCGAATTGCAAATATGAGCGATAATGGCACATTGCCTCCGGAATTTGAAATGCACCGCCTGCTTGATGATCCTGGTCGGTTTATGAACATGGAGAGTAATCCGACTATATATGTAACAGATAATGATGGTGTGATCGAAAACAGCAATTTACCACCAAGCTCCAACGGTCAGACGATTAGTCAGTCTATTATTGAGGATGAAGAAACGATTCAACTGATATCTCCAGATAGTGAAGATCTAGGCGATGTGTATATTGTGAAGAAACCAATTGAGACAGATGAATCACAGATTGGCTGGGTTATCTATGTGGAGACTAAAGCAAACCTGTCACAAGTAAATCAGGAGTACGGTCAATTATCGATTATGATTATCAGCTTATTATTGTTAGGCTGGGGGGCTATCTACTTCTTGTCAGGCAGATTATCTAAACCAATCAAGGAAGTAGCAAAAGCTGCCAAACAGGTTGAAAAAGGCAATTATCAAGTCCATTTTTCTAATCAGGCGAAAGAGGAAGAAATTGCTGACCTGATTCAATCATTCCAGGAAATGACCCAGAAGCTGGAGCATTTAGAAGCACTGCGTACAGAATTATTAGCCGGCGTTTCGCATGAATTAAAAACACCGGTTACTTCCATAAGTGGTTTACTGCGGGCAATTGATGATGGTGTAGTAGATGAGCAGGAATCCAAAGAATTTTTGAGAATGTCGATAAAAGAAACAGAAAAAATGAAAACAATGGTGGAAGATTTGCTGGCATTTAATAAATTTGCTGCCAATGCAGTACCGGTAACATTGGATACGTATTTAATTAATGATTTAGTGCAGGAATCGATCAATCTTTGGGCCAAAACACAACCAATAGAATTGTCTGTTGAAACGGTGCTGTTGGAGGAAGATTGTACAGTGGAAGTGGATCCTGTTAGAATTCAGCAAATTCTGACCAATCTATTAAATAACGCCGCACAGGCAATGAATGAAAAGGGTACTATTCTCATTAAGCTCCATCAACAAAACGATCAAGTTGCCATTAATGTAGTGGATAGTGGAGAGGGAATTCCACCTGAAGAGCAGCCTTATATTTTCGAACGTTTCTATCGTGGCACCAACAAAAAATATAAAGTCGGTGGACTGGGATTAGGCTTACCTTTCAGCAAAATGATTGCCAACGTATTAAATGGAGATTTGCTTTTAGTTAAAAGCTCTGAAACAGGAACAGCATTCCGTATTGTACTACCTATATCAGACCAGACCGCTAGTAACTAA
- a CDS encoding carbohydrate-binding domain-containing protein, producing the protein MGINRRRKIVFPLILIFVFVIAGCSNESNKTEIVESAETTVDYDTEDAYTEWSESDATFIAFSDQTASVDDENSGVVVNDNTVTIHTSGTYVLEGDASDSQVIVDAEDQGTVRIILNGVSLTSTTSAPIFVKQADKTVVSVEKGTENTLTDASEYVYEDEDSDEPKAAIYSKDDLTINGSGQLTVKANFNDGITGNDDLKIIGATIAITATDDGIVGRDLFAMKDASITVDAGGDGVKSSNDEDADKANIVLESGTLTVDAEGDGIASENTVTVLDGEYNIVAGGGSPETIEATQEFGGGMGGQGGMQGQMPNGEDSSGERPAPPEGFEEGEMPQFEEGQAPSDGGQMTPPDQGTTTETQQSGDTQQSSQEQAQTNEQQQGTNAESTESAETEEDTPSTKGIKAVNSVTIAGGTISIDSNDDALHSDKELTITNGDITINTGDDAVHADESLAINGGNVQVDKSYEGIESQDITITDGTIRLTTADDGFNVNGGTDEMGMFGANQGQTTEQTTDSEQTDETTTETEEEGQLLIEGGYIYVNADGDGLDSNTSAKMTGGTVLVYGPTNSGNGALDYNSAFTVEGGTLIAAGSSGMAQGVSEDSAQNSILMTFPEMLEANTTVYVTDSNGDVVTAVTPEKQFQTVVISSPDLKQDETYTINTGGEITGDATDGYVDDATAEGGTKIVEFTLNSAMMYLNESGETEQTGEMFGPGGGGGQGQGQGWGQNQNGTQQQQEQSEATQ; encoded by the coding sequence ATGGGCATCAATAGAAGAAGAAAAATTGTATTTCCATTAATCCTGATATTCGTATTCGTTATTGCTGGATGCAGTAACGAATCGAATAAGACGGAGATTGTGGAATCGGCCGAGACAACGGTTGATTATGATACAGAGGATGCATATACAGAGTGGTCTGAGTCAGATGCTACATTCATTGCATTCAGTGATCAGACTGCATCTGTGGATGATGAGAATAGCGGTGTTGTGGTGAATGACAACACCGTAACCATCCATACTAGCGGAACCTATGTATTAGAAGGAGATGCTAGTGACAGTCAGGTAATCGTGGATGCAGAGGATCAAGGGACTGTAAGAATTATTTTAAACGGTGTTTCCTTAACATCGACAACATCGGCACCTATTTTTGTAAAACAAGCAGATAAGACAGTGGTTTCTGTTGAGAAAGGGACAGAGAACACACTGACAGATGCCTCTGAATATGTGTATGAGGATGAAGATTCAGATGAGCCGAAAGCAGCGATTTACAGTAAGGATGATCTAACAATTAATGGTTCAGGTCAGCTAACGGTAAAGGCTAACTTTAATGATGGTATCACTGGAAATGATGATTTGAAAATAATTGGAGCAACGATCGCCATTACAGCTACAGATGACGGTATTGTCGGCCGGGATCTCTTCGCTATGAAGGATGCATCGATTACAGTGGATGCCGGCGGTGATGGTGTGAAGTCATCGAATGATGAAGATGCAGATAAAGCAAACATCGTATTAGAAAGTGGCACATTAACGGTTGATGCAGAAGGAGATGGTATTGCTTCTGAGAATACTGTCACTGTATTAGATGGTGAGTACAACATCGTCGCAGGTGGAGGAAGTCCAGAAACGATTGAAGCAACACAAGAATTCGGCGGTGGAATGGGCGGCCAAGGCGGCATGCAAGGTCAAATGCCTAATGGTGAAGACTCTTCAGGAGAAAGACCAGCACCTCCGGAAGGTTTCGAGGAAGGTGAAATGCCACAGTTTGAAGAAGGACAAGCACCATCTGATGGCGGACAAATGACACCACCTGATCAAGGAACGACTACAGAAACTCAACAAAGTGGAGACACACAGCAATCATCGCAGGAACAAGCTCAGACGAACGAGCAACAGCAGGGAACCAATGCGGAAAGCACAGAAAGCGCAGAAACAGAAGAAGATACACCAAGTACAAAAGGGATTAAAGCCGTTAATAGCGTAACGATTGCTGGTGGTACGATTTCGATTGATTCGAATGATGATGCTCTTCACAGTGATAAAGAGTTAACCATTACAAATGGAGATATCACCATCAATACAGGTGATGATGCAGTGCATGCTGATGAATCGTTAGCTATTAATGGTGGGAATGTCCAAGTTGACAAGAGTTATGAAGGTATTGAATCACAGGACATTACCATAACAGATGGTACCATTCGTCTGACGACAGCAGATGATGGCTTTAATGTAAATGGTGGAACAGATGAAATGGGTATGTTTGGTGCAAATCAAGGTCAAACTACAGAGCAGACTACAGATTCCGAGCAAACAGATGAGACGACAACAGAAACAGAAGAGGAAGGACAGTTACTGATTGAAGGTGGCTACATTTACGTCAATGCAGATGGAGATGGTCTTGATTCCAATACCTCTGCAAAAATGACAGGTGGTACTGTACTTGTATACGGTCCAACGAATTCTGGTAATGGTGCATTAGATTATAACTCTGCCTTTACAGTAGAAGGCGGAACACTTATTGCAGCAGGAAGCAGTGGTATGGCTCAAGGCGTGTCAGAAGATTCGGCACAGAACAGCATCTTGATGACATTCCCAGAAATGCTGGAGGCAAATACAACCGTATATGTAACAGACAGTAACGGAGATGTTGTCACAGCGGTTACTCCTGAAAAACAATTCCAAACCGTAGTGATCAGCTCACCAGACCTCAAGCAGGATGAAACGTATACCATTAATACCGGTGGGGAGATAACAGGTGACGCAACAGATGGATATGTGGATGATGCAACTGCAGAAGGTGGAACCAAAATCGTTGAATTCACCTTAAACAGTGCGATGATGTATTTAAATGAATCTGGTGAAACAGAACAGACTGGTGAAATGTTTGGTCCTGGTGGCGGTGGCGGCCAGGGACAAGGTCAAGGATGGGGACAAAATCAGAACGGAACACAACAGCAGCAGGAACAGAGTGAAGCAACGCAATAA
- a CDS encoding CD3324 family protein has product MRTKAQELLPDELLQAIQVYVQGETLYIPKKDQRHKWGSRSGNRAYYEQRNKQIRADFTQGKSLLHLSENYCLSVETIKKIVYKRM; this is encoded by the coding sequence ATGAGAACAAAAGCGCAGGAACTGTTACCTGATGAATTATTACAAGCAATACAGGTGTATGTTCAAGGAGAAACTTTATATATTCCTAAGAAAGATCAGCGACATAAATGGGGATCACGTTCAGGAAACCGTGCCTATTATGAACAGCGAAATAAACAAATTCGAGCGGACTTTACACAAGGAAAATCCTTGCTACATTTATCGGAAAACTATTGCTTATCAGTAGAAACCATTAAAAAAATTGTATATAAGAGAATGTGA
- a CDS encoding cupin domain-containing protein yields MHDQQKALQFTFDVNDSPFFVQDNQNYINIVGQKQMNTLKNLSLLDIFLSNQHIVEPHYHQNASELVYCISGSALVAILNPDTKQLMQFQITPGQVANVPQGWWHYEIALTDHTHLLAIFDAPNPEVILGSDLLRLTPPEVMAYTYGLNQQLWQQAVAPIQSSTYIGPVQHRY; encoded by the coding sequence ATGCATGATCAACAAAAAGCATTACAATTTACGTTTGATGTCAATGATAGTCCTTTTTTTGTCCAAGATAATCAGAACTACATTAACATTGTCGGTCAGAAGCAAATGAACACTTTAAAAAATTTATCCTTATTAGATATTTTCTTAAGCAATCAGCATATTGTAGAACCACATTATCATCAAAATGCTTCTGAATTGGTCTATTGCATCAGCGGCTCTGCACTGGTAGCAATATTGAATCCAGATACAAAGCAACTAATGCAATTCCAAATAACGCCAGGCCAGGTGGCTAATGTCCCTCAAGGCTGGTGGCATTACGAAATAGCACTGACAGATCACACTCATTTATTAGCAATCTTTGATGCCCCTAATCCAGAAGTTATTCTTGGATCAGACCTGTTACGTTTAACTCCACCAGAAGTGATGGCATACACGTACGGTTTGAATCAGCAATTATGGCAGCAAGCTGTTGCACCAATTCAGTCATCTACTTATATCGGACCTGTACAACATCGGTATTAG
- a CDS encoding DUF4956 domain-containing protein — protein sequence MIFTTATATSATTSTTTNFSDIFKSSFLENTASFSIVDLLLGMGISFLVGLFIYFVYKKTFKGVIYSHSFNISLVVMTMATSLVIMGISQNVLLSLGMVGALSIVRFRTPIKDPMDLVFLFWSVIAGILSGAGFILLAVIGSVLIGVVIALFSNKIKVENPYLLVVKFNQNTVGKTVEQVIGSHVKKYVLKSKSVMQDNDVEVTYEIRVKENDSEITSSISEINGVRSAVMLSYDGNFTA from the coding sequence ATGATTTTTACAACAGCAACAGCAACATCAGCAACTACATCAACAACAACGAATTTTTCCGATATATTTAAATCAAGTTTCTTAGAAAACACGGCATCTTTTTCGATCGTCGATTTATTACTGGGAATGGGGATTTCCTTCCTAGTCGGATTGTTCATATACTTTGTCTATAAGAAAACGTTCAAGGGTGTCATTTATTCGCACTCATTCAACATTTCATTAGTAGTCATGACAATGGCGACTTCTCTGGTCATCATGGGAATCAGCCAGAACGTATTGTTATCACTAGGTATGGTTGGTGCATTGTCAATCGTTCGTTTCCGTACGCCGATTAAAGACCCGATGGATTTAGTGTTTTTATTCTGGTCCGTTATTGCCGGTATCTTAAGCGGCGCTGGATTCATTTTGTTAGCAGTGATTGGATCTGTATTGATTGGTGTGGTTATCGCACTATTCTCAAATAAAATCAAAGTAGAAAATCCATATTTACTAGTAGTAAAGTTCAACCAGAACACAGTAGGTAAAACAGTAGAGCAAGTGATTGGCAGTCATGTGAAGAAATATGTGCTTAAATCTAAATCTGTTATGCAAGACAATGATGTAGAAGTGACCTATGAAATTCGTGTGAAAGAAAATGATTCAGAGATTACGTCCAGTATTTCTGAGATAAATGGAGTTCGTTCAGCTGTAATGCTAAGCTATGATGGCAATTTCACAGCATAA
- a CDS encoding polyphosphate polymerase domain-containing protein: MPIHTSFNPMGRQELKHAISVAEYQVLRAKLTHFMRRDPNAGADGKYMIRSTYFDNFDNKVLNEKKEGYLNRDKYRVRIYGKNDHIVNLERKSKRNNLTYKSKCEISKQEYEKMRKGEIAWMEEDARPLIRDLYFEMHYRQLKPKSVVDYIREPYIYSYGNVRVTFDLKVQTSMHNTNMFRTDLPMVDVLEPDTVILEVKYDEYLPDVIKHLLQLSDTRQEAYSKYQLSRMYG; encoded by the coding sequence ATGCCAATTCATACATCATTTAATCCGATGGGCAGGCAAGAATTAAAGCACGCTATATCGGTAGCAGAATACCAAGTGTTAAGAGCTAAACTGACACACTTTATGAGAAGAGATCCGAATGCAGGGGCAGACGGAAAATATATGATTCGTTCCACTTATTTCGATAATTTTGATAATAAAGTATTAAATGAGAAAAAAGAAGGTTATTTGAATCGAGATAAATACCGCGTCAGAATTTATGGCAAAAACGATCATATTGTCAATCTAGAAAGAAAGAGTAAGAGAAACAATCTTACGTATAAATCAAAATGTGAAATTAGCAAACAAGAATATGAAAAAATGCGTAAAGGTGAAATTGCCTGGATGGAAGAAGATGCAAGACCATTAATCCGGGACTTATATTTCGAAATGCACTATCGACAGTTGAAACCAAAGTCTGTGGTCGACTATATCAGGGAACCTTATATTTATTCCTATGGAAATGTGCGTGTAACATTTGATTTGAAGGTGCAGACAAGCATGCATAACACCAACATGTTTCGCACAGATTTACCAATGGTCGATGTATTAGAACCTGATACAGTCATTTTAGAGGTGAAATATGATGAATATTTACCTGATGTTATTAAACATTTGCTTCAGTTGTCAGATACAAGACAAGAAGCATATTCCAAATATCAATTAAGCAGAATGTATGGCTAA
- a CDS encoding DoxX family protein, translating to MKLFFRSIYSFFLFVAGVLHFVRERGFRRIVPKILPFRRAIVLITGVFEIIFAILLWVKKGQQITSKLLALFMVAVFPANVYMAVKKISFRPGEKANPWVLWLRLPLQIPLIIGALTLGRRAK from the coding sequence ATGAAATTATTCTTTCGATCTATCTATTCGTTCTTCCTGTTTGTAGCAGGTGTCTTGCATTTTGTTCGTGAGCGCGGCTTCCGCCGGATTGTTCCAAAAATACTTCCCTTCAGGCGAGCGATCGTTTTAATAACAGGTGTTTTTGAAATAATCTTTGCTATCTTGCTCTGGGTGAAAAAAGGCCAGCAAATTACAAGCAAACTGTTAGCCTTGTTTATGGTGGCTGTCTTTCCAGCAAATGTGTACATGGCGGTGAAGAAAATATCATTTCGCCCGGGGGAAAAGGCAAATCCATGGGTCTTATGGTTGCGACTGCCGCTGCAAATTCCTTTGATTATTGGCGCGTTAACGTTGGGGAGGAGAGCAAAGTGA
- a CDS encoding response regulator transcription factor — MSKILIVEDELAISKVLNAYLQKVDFQTKIVMDGSEAMDAFNSWSPDLVLLDVMLPGKDGWQLLNEIREDSKCPVIMLTALGDVNYRLDGLNGGADDYIAKPFIGDEVIARVRAVLRRTDSEESSIRKFGHLHIDHEAHRILLHDKEVELTPRDLALLLFLSENPNKTFTRDQLIERVWGWDYEGSDRAVDLSIKRIRKLLQDWSTAEGEIKTLRGVGYQFSVYQT, encoded by the coding sequence ATGAGTAAAATTCTAATTGTCGAAGACGAACTAGCGATAAGCAAAGTGCTCAATGCTTATTTGCAGAAGGTCGATTTTCAAACAAAAATAGTAATGGATGGCTCAGAGGCGATGGATGCATTTAATAGCTGGAGTCCTGATTTAGTCCTTCTCGATGTGATGCTTCCTGGTAAGGATGGCTGGCAACTACTAAATGAAATCAGGGAAGATAGCAAATGCCCAGTGATCATGCTAACAGCACTTGGTGATGTCAATTACCGGTTAGATGGTCTGAATGGAGGGGCTGATGATTATATAGCCAAACCATTTATCGGCGATGAAGTCATTGCCAGAGTGAGAGCTGTATTACGACGGACAGACAGCGAGGAATCTTCAATTAGAAAATTCGGCCATTTGCATATTGATCATGAAGCACACCGAATTTTACTTCATGACAAAGAAGTAGAGTTGACACCACGTGATCTTGCCCTACTTCTGTTTTTATCTGAAAATCCGAACAAAACCTTTACGCGAGACCAATTGATTGAACGAGTGTGGGGATGGGATTATGAAGGCAGCGATCGGGCTGTTGATTTGTCGATCAAACGAATTCGGAAATTGTTACAGGATTGGTCAACAGCAGAAGGCGAAATCAAAACATTAAGAGGGGTAGGTTATCAATTCAGTGTTTACCAAACATAA
- a CDS encoding FusB/FusC family EF-G-binding protein translates to MESFLYPDQYHHIEQQLYRSVSAQANSIDQGVIQAVQELAQEEIERTVRLASPEQKQLLANLSAIQDQEDMRRFLQQLKQYVIPFPIVSDKQLEKAFPKIKKLHTPAIDELDRKEMVYWRWVDKGSGKTCILIPKKEGKFTGIEGYQELSQQKGVCSICNGLEEVSLFTVKKKGQMRGMYSKKGNYICKNPEICNKNLTNIDSLYAFVDTLNA, encoded by the coding sequence TTGGAAAGTTTTCTATATCCAGATCAATATCATCATATTGAACAACAACTCTATCGATCTGTCTCTGCTCAAGCAAACTCAATTGATCAAGGTGTGATTCAGGCTGTTCAGGAGTTGGCGCAAGAAGAAATAGAGCGCACGGTTCGATTGGCGTCACCAGAACAAAAACAACTTCTCGCAAACTTATCTGCTATTCAAGACCAAGAAGATATGCGACGTTTTTTACAGCAATTAAAGCAATATGTAATTCCATTTCCCATTGTTAGTGACAAGCAACTGGAAAAAGCCTTCCCTAAAATAAAGAAACTGCACACACCAGCTATCGATGAGCTTGATCGTAAAGAAATGGTATATTGGCGTTGGGTAGACAAAGGATCAGGAAAGACTTGCATACTGATACCAAAGAAGGAAGGGAAATTTACTGGTATTGAAGGATATCAGGAATTATCACAACAAAAAGGGGTTTGTTCGATTTGCAACGGCCTTGAGGAAGTATCCCTATTTACCGTCAAGAAAAAAGGACAAATGCGTGGAATGTATTCTAAAAAAGGAAATTATATTTGTAAGAACCCTGAAATTTGTAACAAAAATCTAACGAATATAGATTCTTTATATGCATTTGTGGACACATTAAACGCTTGA
- a CDS encoding amino acid permease, with the protein MENATNQITWWQLVLTGLGCTIGTGFFLGSGIGLQLTGPSIVFSFLIATACTYIVFHCLASMSARDPQAGSFCYYAEKAFGKWAGFSCGWNYWISSILIMGSQLIGLALLTKEWFPKIELWIFAAGYAALAIAVILLGTRGFDRIEDILAVIKTAAIVIFIIFAIFVVAGGLSQDSSTIAVPAENWFSNGMIGFWSSLIYALYAFGGIEVIGLMTIRLKKQDDAPKTGQVMLGILAILYPLSLLLAVWLLPISQFRIDESPFVTVLSAYTWPVFATLFNGAIIIAGFSTLTAALFGVVTLLVTMAEDNDAPRFFAKKAKAFKQLPLPSLLLASVGLAASVITALLLPDRIYEYMTTAAGIMLLGNWTFIILSAWRLIPKTNIIKKSMYLAGLLLIGVAVTGTLLDESIRPGFWISLLFSALIGITTVFVKRRWNKQENRA; encoded by the coding sequence ATGGAGAACGCAACAAATCAGATTACATGGTGGCAACTAGTATTAACTGGACTTGGCTGTACGATAGGAACTGGCTTCTTTCTTGGATCAGGAATCGGACTTCAATTAACAGGACCATCGATTGTCTTCTCTTTTCTTATCGCCACAGCCTGTACTTATATCGTCTTTCATTGCTTAGCATCGATGTCGGCAAGAGACCCACAGGCCGGATCTTTCTGTTATTATGCGGAAAAAGCCTTCGGAAAATGGGCTGGCTTCAGTTGTGGCTGGAATTATTGGATATCCAGTATTTTGATAATGGGCAGTCAATTGATCGGACTAGCGCTATTAACGAAAGAATGGTTCCCAAAGATAGAGTTATGGATATTTGCTGCCGGCTATGCTGCATTAGCTATCGCTGTTATTCTTCTTGGGACGAGAGGTTTTGATCGCATCGAGGACATACTGGCAGTAATAAAAACCGCTGCAATCGTAATCTTTATTATTTTTGCTATCTTCGTAGTAGCCGGTGGACTTTCGCAGGACAGTTCGACTATTGCTGTCCCTGCTGAGAATTGGTTTTCCAATGGCATGATTGGTTTCTGGAGCTCTTTGATCTATGCGCTCTATGCCTTTGGCGGAATCGAAGTGATTGGCTTAATGACAATCCGTTTAAAGAAGCAAGATGATGCTCCCAAAACAGGACAAGTGATGCTTGGTATTCTTGCTATTCTTTATCCACTATCACTTTTGCTTGCTGTCTGGCTCCTTCCCATCAGTCAGTTCCGAATCGATGAGAGCCCCTTCGTTACTGTATTATCAGCGTATACTTGGCCTGTTTTTGCTACGCTTTTTAACGGAGCAATCATTATAGCAGGCTTCTCAACATTGACAGCTGCTTTATTCGGTGTGGTTACGTTGTTAGTAACCATGGCAGAGGATAATGATGCACCACGATTTTTTGCCAAAAAAGCCAAAGCATTCAAACAGCTGCCGCTTCCTTCCTTATTACTAGCTTCCGTCGGTTTGGCAGCATCGGTCATTACTGCACTATTGCTCCCTGATCGTATTTATGAATACATGACCACTGCAGCTGGCATCATGCTGTTAGGGAATTGGACGTTTATTATTCTGTCTGCCTGGCGCCTGATACCGAAAACAAACATAATCAAAAAAAGTATGTATCTTGCTGGCCTTCTATTAATAGGTGTAGCCGTTACTGGCACACTACTTGACGAATCAATCCGCCCTGGTTTTTGGATCAGCCTATTGTTCAGCGCCCTGATCGGAATCACGACTGTCTTTGTTAAGAGAAGATGGAATAAACAAGAAAACCGGGCATAA
- a CDS encoding reverse transcriptase-like protein, translated as MQVTMEWTYKTPKGTKTNFYSEQLHAKDALMIAADMERWQRVESLVFVDYRGNRWSEKELRAYTEEIATEPHDITVFFDGGFELAQYKAGLGCVVYYHQNGKAYRYRFSKYLEEINTNNEAEYASLYQCLELLEELGVHDLPVTFKGDSKVVIHQLAGEWPCMEETLNRWADKIEQKLEQMGIDPVYQSIPRKANNEAHKLAAKALDGVETNSTIEV; from the coding sequence ATGCAAGTAACAATGGAATGGACATATAAGACACCAAAAGGTACGAAAACAAACTTTTATTCGGAACAGCTTCATGCAAAAGATGCGTTAATGATTGCGGCAGATATGGAGAGATGGCAACGAGTAGAGTCGCTTGTGTTTGTTGATTACCGTGGAAATCGCTGGAGTGAGAAAGAATTACGGGCCTATACAGAAGAAATTGCAACAGAACCTCATGATATTACGGTCTTCTTTGATGGAGGATTTGAACTGGCTCAGTATAAAGCTGGATTAGGTTGTGTTGTCTACTATCATCAGAATGGCAAGGCGTATCGCTATCGTTTCAGCAAGTACCTGGAGGAAATCAATACAAACAATGAAGCTGAATATGCCTCCTTGTATCAATGTCTGGAACTGCTGGAGGAATTAGGCGTACACGATTTGCCAGTGACATTTAAAGGAGATTCAAAGGTAGTTATCCATCAGCTGGCAGGTGAATGGCCGTGTATGGAAGAAACATTGAATCGCTGGGCGGACAAAATTGAGCAGAAGCTTGAGCAAATGGGGATCGATCCCGTGTATCAAAGCATTCCTCGAAAAGCGAATAATGAAGCGCATAAGTTAGCTGCTAAGGCATTAGATGGAGTCGAGACCAATAGTACAATCGAAGTGTAA